The genomic stretch GTGTCAATTGACCAGAGGCGATCGATCACATCATTCCGGCTGAAAACGCGCTGAGGATGGCGAAGGAATAGCCCCAGTAATGCGTACTCCTTTGGCGTCAGTGAGAGCAGTTGCCCACGATAAGTCACTTCTGCGGAAGCTGGATTGACGCAAAGATGCTCCCAGGTTAAAACCGCAGGGGCTAAACCCGTTTGCCCTCGCCGCAATAACGCTCGCATTCGTGCTAGCAGCGTGGATAAGTCGTAGGGTTTGGTCACATAATCATCTGCGCCTGCATCCAACCCTTTCACCACATCGTCGCTGGAATCTTTTGCAGTCAGTAAAAGGATGGGCTTTTGAAACCCGGTTGCCCGCAGTTGGCGGCAGAGACTAATGCCGTCTAATTTAGGAATCAGCAAATCCAGCAGAATCAGGTCATACTCCCAGGACGTCGCAAACTGTAAACCCGCTTCCCCATCGGTTGCGACATCAACGCTATAGTGCTGCGCGACGATGACTTCCGAAAGGACTGCCGCTGCCAATGAGTCATCTTCTACTAATAAAACCTTCACAGCAGATGCAACTCCTTATGTCTTGCACTAATCCTAAGGCTTCTAAAGCAGTCAAGTTTCGCGGAATGATCTGCCTGTACTCGGAATGGTCTGAATGAATCCGTCTGTATTATAAAAATATTATAAAAATTATAAAACCCGTTTTTCCTGAGCTGTGCATAGCCTTTCCAGAAGGGTACAGGATTAATGCATAAATCGCAAAACGGCATTGCTGATTAGACGTATGATTCGCCCCCCTAACCCCCAAATTCTGGGGGGAACCGAGCCGACACGGGCATTCCTTTTGACACAGGCAATTCTACCGATTTCAAAGTCCCCCCTCGCTCTTTTAGAGCGGCAGATAACAGATGGGGGATTTAGGAGGCGATACAGGGACTCCAATTGCACCTTCATACTTTGATTCAGCAACGCCTAAAATTTCTATCTGCTTTCAGCAATGCCCGCAAAATGAGTGCATCAATTACAGACCTAAGATACAGACTTGAGATGTCAGTAAGACAGCCAGTAAAACGATCGAGCTAGAACAGCGGAATGTCCCATTCTAGATAAAACTGATTTTGTCTACCCTCTTAGGACAGAGATCTATGGTGCGATCGGAACGAATAGTGCTTCTCCTGCAATTCTTAGAATTGTTGATGCTGCCGCAGTTCACGCGATTTTGGCGATCCCTGAGATTACGTCCTGGAGCAAAATTTCCTCCCTAGCGAATCCTTATTTTTTCTTGGTTCAGTTTATCCAGAGTCCATCCAATGTTCTGATACTGCGATGTTTGTAACCAAGACAGCGGAGCAATCCAAGACACAGCGACAGAGAGGAGTAGTACTAACTCCCGCAGGTCTCTACAAATTGCAGATCGCGATCCAGGCGTTGGAGGCATCCGAGATTAGTAATTCTCGTCTCACCTTAGAAAAGCTCAGCGAGCGGATCAATATTTCTAGTAAAACGCTGGGACGGTTGTGGTCGTTGAATTCAGGTGTGGATCAAAAAACACTGAAGCTGTGTTTTAACGCATTGGATCTGGAACTTCATGAGAGCGATTACACCCGGCTAAGCAAACAAACTCAAGGAAACCATCCTACTAAGGGAAATCAGCCGAGTTTTCCCAATTTGTCCTATCCCGATGGTCCTATCGGGCTTGACTCTCCTTTTTATATCGAACGTCCTCCGGTCGAAGCCCTTGCCTACCAGGAGATTGTTCAACCGGGCAGCATAATCCAAATTCGATCGCCTAAGGGAATGGGCAAAGGTTCCCTGGTGCTGAGGCTTTTGGCATTTTGTCAGCTTCAAAAATACCGTACTGCAACCCTGGATTTTTGTCAGTTTGATACCTCTTGTCTGGCTAATTTCAATCGGTTTTTACGCTGTTTTTGTTTTAGCGCTGCAAAGTCATTAGAGATTGAACCGCAGCTCAATCAGCATTGGCATGAGGATCTGGGCGGTAAGCTAAGCTGTAGCTTTTACTTCAAGAATTACTTGCTCAAACAAATTGAGCAGCCGATCGTTCTGGTGTTGAATGATGTAGATCACATATTTGAATATAGCGATATTTCCAAACAATTCTTTCTACTACTGCGATCGTGGTATGAAGAATCGCGGCAGAGTTCAATTCTACAAAAGCTGCGAATTGTGCTCGTTCAATCGACGGAAGGACGTTCTGCTTCAAACATTAATCCTTCTCTTTTCGATGTGGGAATGCCGCTGCGTTTGCCGGAGTTAACTCATGCTCAGGTTCAGGATTTGGCTCAGCGATATGGCTTGAACTGGAGCCCAATTGAGGTCAATCAACTCATGCAGCTTCTGGGCGGACACCCACTCCTTATCCAGATTGCGTTTTACCATATTTGCTGCAAAGGACTGCCGCTGGAGCAATTGTTGCAGCAGGCGATCGATCAGGAAGAAATTTTCAAAGCCCATTTATCGCAGCTCTGGCTGACACTGCACAGACATTCAGATTTAGTTGAGGCATTGAAATCGATCGTCAACGCTGAGCGCGGAGTAGCTCTAAGCCCGATTCAAGCCCATTTTTTGGAAAGCCAGGGATTGATTTGCTATGAGGGGACGGCAGCTAGGCTTCGCTGTCAGCTTTACCAGGGCTACTTCAAGCAGCAATTCCAGTCTTCTCAAAGAGAGAGGGTATCGGTGTAAGCTCTGCGCTGAATAATTTTCCTCTCAATTTGATTCTCAATTGATAAAGCTAAGCATGGTAATTCAAAGTATCAGGAACGGTCAAAGTAATAGCTCGGTGAATCAGATTTCTCCAAATATTAAAGTTTATTGGCAAAAGATTAGCTATCAATTATCAAAATCGCTGTGGTTATGCTCTAGCAGCGCTTTCTCGGCGGCGATCGTTCTTTCCGGTTCACCTGCCTGGGCAGATCCAGGCTTCGATTCAGATTCCAATGAATTTGGTCTAAATTTTAAAGTTACCCTCAGCGCGGACGGCACACAAACTTCCGATCGATCGCCCAGCAACCCACCTGTGGAGGAATCTGCTGCGGAACTCCAGCCGTCCGCGCCATCTTCTGAGCTATTGTTTGAAACACAGCCATTGGAGCCGTCTTCTGAGCCATCTTCTGAGCCATTTTCTGAGCCACCTTCTGAGCCGTCCCTTGAGGTGCAGCCTTCCGAACCCTCTTCCACTTCGACGTCTCCTGCCTCTGCCTCAAATCGGAGCTGGCAATTTTCAGTAGAACCCTATTTCTTTGCCCCCCTGGACGTGAACGCTGATGTTACTGTCTCTGGGCGAAGTGCCTCGATCGATCTGGGCTTAGATGATATTCTGAATTTCGATCGTGCCTTCGATGCTGGGCTGCGGCTTCGGGCACAAAACGATCGCCTGGGATTTCTGTTGGACGGTTTCTATCTGTATGCTGAAAACAGCGGTAATCTGGGCAGAACCTTTTCTTCGGGCAGCATCTTTCAGTTTGTGCAACAAAATTCCCCCGGAACGTCGGCAGAGTTCGCGCAGCGATTTGAACCCCAGCAAATTCAGCGGTTTGTCCAGATTGGGCAACAAATTGGATTAAATACTCCCGTGAACGTCACTGCGGATGGGACAGTCTCCGTTCGTCAAATCACCATTGATGCTGCGGTTTCCTATCGGGTGGTTGATACTTCGCTGAATCGATCGGCTGAAGGAACGAATTTCTATCCCCGACTGGCGATTGCGCCGATTGCAGGGGTGCGAACTAATATCTTGCGGCAAACGATCGAGGTTGATGATATTCGGATTAATGGTCGAACAATTCCCGATCGTGCTTTGCCTCCGATCGATCGCAGCTTCCGCTCTACCAGAACACTGGTTGAACCTTTGATTGGCGCGCAGATTGATCTGGCGTTATCGGAGCAGTGGGCACTTGCATTTCGCGGCGATGTCTCCGGATTTAATATCGGTGCGCGGCAAAACTTTACCTGGAATGTAATGTTCGGCACTCAGTACAATCTCTCTCGCAATGTTGCGCTTCAGCTTGCCTATCGCTTCAATGGGTTTGATTTCGAGACAGGCGAAGGTCTGAGGCGAACGGAATTAAATCTGCGCCAGAATGGGGTGATGCTCAACACGATATTCCGATTCTAGTAATTTTTTCTGGTTCTCCTTTTGAAGCCTGGAGTCTGACTTCAAGCGTAAAAATCCGTACTACTTCCTTCTCTAATCTTATACTTTCTTCGTTCATGGTGGTATCTCTGTTTGAACCTCTGTTTTGTCCCTGCTGTATGCCAGCCTTTCTGCATACGTTGTCCCAATGCAGCACCCCGCTTCTGCTGGAATCCCTGCTGCAACTAAAATCGGGTTCCCTGGCAGCGGCGATCGGGCTGGAGCGGCATTCTTTAGATTCTGAAGAGAACGTTCATCTTTTGCCAGGCTATTCAGATCAGACTGTATAGAAGACTGGATTGAAATTTGTGTAAGGAATTACTTGTAGGGAATTACTAGCAATGTCGTTCTTCCGTAATATTTTTCCTAAATGGTGGCTGAAGCGAGGCGGTCTGCTCATCCTGGGGGCGATCGCCACAAGTCTACTCCTGTTGTTCAATCTGTCGGTTAATTTGCCTTTCCTGGGGTCCCAGCCTGCCCAGGCACAAAGAACCTTTGAAGGCACTCCTGCCGCTAAACCTGCCTATTACGATCGCCTGCTGTCGGTGATTGATCGAGATGGCGATCGGCTGATCAATATTTTCAAAGATATTCATCAAAACCCTGAACTGGGATTCATGGAAACGCGCACGGCAGAAATCATCGCGAAGGAACTGCGATCGCTCGGCTATGAGGTCAAAACCGGGATCGGCAAAACGGGTGTGGTCGGGATTCTACGGAACGGTGAAGGGGCAAAGGTGATGTATCGGGCGGATATGGATGCGCTCCCTGTGCAGGAAACCACCGGATTACCCTACGCCAGCACCAAGCGAGTCGAAATGGAGGATGGGGACGATCGCTATGTGATGCACGCCTGCGGTCACGATTCTCATGTGGTCTGGATGCTGGGACTGGCGAAGGCAATGGCGGAACTGCGATCGGACTGGAAGGGGACGCTGATTCTGGTGGCACAACCCGCAGAGGAGGGAGTTGCAGGCGCAAGGGCAATGGTGGAGGATGGTCTGTACACCCGTCATGGTGTTCCCGTTCCTGACTTTCTGCTGGGGATGCACAGTGCCCCGGGTCCAACTGGATTGATCGCCAGCGCACCGGGTGTTCAAACCGCAGGCAGCGATCCGATCGACATTTTGTTTAAAGGAGTCGGGGGACACGGTTCCTCACCCCATCTGGCAAAAGATCCGATCGTGATGGCTGCCCATGCGATTACGCAGTATCAAACGATCGTGGCACGGGCGATCGATCCAAAGGAAGCAGCGGTGATTACGGTTGGCTCAGTGCAGGCGGGCGAGGCAAATAATGTGATTCCGGGTGAGGCACTGCTAAAGCTGAGTTTACGCTGGTTTAATCCAGAAGTGCGGCAAACCATGCTGGCGGGCATTCAGGCAGTGAATCAGTCGATCGCTCGCACCTATGGAATGCCGGAAGATCAGCTCCCCACGATTACAACCAAGGGGGGAACTACGCCAATGGTGAATGACCAATCGGTCATCGATCGAATTAATCCTCAGCTTGCAAATCTGGTGGGAGCAAATAGACTGATTACGCAGTTTGAGGGGACGACCGGCTCAGAGGACGTTCATTTGCTGAAGGGAGACAATCAAAACATTCAGTTCGGCTTTGTCTTTGTTGGCGTTGCGGAACCGAGTCTATTTGCCAAAGCCCTCGCCGAAGGTAAACAGGTTCCTTTTTCTAACCACAACAGCAACTTCCAGGTGGATCTCAATGCCATTCCGTTTGGCGCGAAGGTTGCCAGTGTCATGACCATGGAGCTGCTGCAAAACTAGAAAGTCCTGACCT from Leptolyngbya ohadii IS1 encodes the following:
- a CDS encoding AAA-like domain-containing protein, with the protein product MFVTKTAEQSKTQRQRGVVLTPAGLYKLQIAIQALEASEISNSRLTLEKLSERINISSKTLGRLWSLNSGVDQKTLKLCFNALDLELHESDYTRLSKQTQGNHPTKGNQPSFPNLSYPDGPIGLDSPFYIERPPVEALAYQEIVQPGSIIQIRSPKGMGKGSLVLRLLAFCQLQKYRTATLDFCQFDTSCLANFNRFLRCFCFSAAKSLEIEPQLNQHWHEDLGGKLSCSFYFKNYLLKQIEQPIVLVLNDVDHIFEYSDISKQFFLLLRSWYEESRQSSILQKLRIVLVQSTEGRSASNINPSLFDVGMPLRLPELTHAQVQDLAQRYGLNWSPIEVNQLMQLLGGHPLLIQIAFYHICCKGLPLEQLLQQAIDQEEIFKAHLSQLWLTLHRHSDLVEALKSIVNAERGVALSPIQAHFLESQGLICYEGTAARLRCQLYQGYFKQQFQSSQRERVSV
- a CDS encoding outer membrane protein; this translates as MVIQSIRNGQSNSSVNQISPNIKVYWQKISYQLSKSLWLCSSSAFSAAIVLSGSPAWADPGFDSDSNEFGLNFKVTLSADGTQTSDRSPSNPPVEESAAELQPSAPSSELLFETQPLEPSSEPSSEPFSEPPSEPSLEVQPSEPSSTSTSPASASNRSWQFSVEPYFFAPLDVNADVTVSGRSASIDLGLDDILNFDRAFDAGLRLRAQNDRLGFLLDGFYLYAENSGNLGRTFSSGSIFQFVQQNSPGTSAEFAQRFEPQQIQRFVQIGQQIGLNTPVNVTADGTVSVRQITIDAAVSYRVVDTSLNRSAEGTNFYPRLAIAPIAGVRTNILRQTIEVDDIRINGRTIPDRALPPIDRSFRSTRTLVEPLIGAQIDLALSEQWALAFRGDVSGFNIGARQNFTWNVMFGTQYNLSRNVALQLAYRFNGFDFETGEGLRRTELNLRQNGVMLNTIFRF
- a CDS encoding amidohydrolase; translation: MSFFRNIFPKWWLKRGGLLILGAIATSLLLLFNLSVNLPFLGSQPAQAQRTFEGTPAAKPAYYDRLLSVIDRDGDRLINIFKDIHQNPELGFMETRTAEIIAKELRSLGYEVKTGIGKTGVVGILRNGEGAKVMYRADMDALPVQETTGLPYASTKRVEMEDGDDRYVMHACGHDSHVVWMLGLAKAMAELRSDWKGTLILVAQPAEEGVAGARAMVEDGLYTRHGVPVPDFLLGMHSAPGPTGLIASAPGVQTAGSDPIDILFKGVGGHGSSPHLAKDPIVMAAHAITQYQTIVARAIDPKEAAVITVGSVQAGEANNVIPGEALLKLSLRWFNPEVRQTMLAGIQAVNQSIARTYGMPEDQLPTITTKGGTTPMVNDQSVIDRINPQLANLVGANRLITQFEGTTGSEDVHLLKGDNQNIQFGFVFVGVAEPSLFAKALAEGKQVPFSNHNSNFQVDLNAIPFGAKVASVMTMELLQN